The following are from one region of the Biomphalaria glabrata chromosome 12, xgBioGlab47.1, whole genome shotgun sequence genome:
- the LOC106079779 gene encoding uncharacterized protein LOC106079779 — MASGVKVADDTVELYKAMKLRKTNNRYLIMYIDQSDGLIKVEYTKERDGSISQEEEFKEFLDRLPSDVGRYCIVDLTIPQKNGALKDIMFLITWCPSGATTKSHIMYTTSKKALTDKIREGMTDIQANDLSDLDYRDLLDRGCK; from the exons ATGGCGTCCGGTGTAAAAGTTGCCGACGATACTGTCGAGCTCTACAAAGCTATGAAACTTCGCAAAACCAACAACAGATACTTGATTATGTACATTGATCAGTCTGACGGCTTAATCAAAGTAGAGTATACAAAGGAAAGAGATGGTAGCATTTCCCAGGAAGAAGAATTTAAAGAATTTCTTGATCGATTGCCTTCAGATGTAGGTCGTTACTGTATTGTAGATTTGACCATTCCACAGAAAAACGGAGCATTAAAAGATATCATGTTTCTAATTACATG GTGCCCCAGTGGTGCTACAACCAAGTCTCACATTATGTACACCACGTCAAAGAAAGCGCTGACAGATAAAATTCGTGAGGGCATGACCGACATCCAAGCCAATGACTTGTCAGACCTGGACTACCGTGACCTTCTAGACAGAGGATGCAAGTAG